In the genome of Raphanus sativus cultivar WK10039 chromosome 9, ASM80110v3, whole genome shotgun sequence, the window ACCGGTTTGGGTTTGGTCCGATTTAGATAATCcagttctaattttttttcaactgaAATAAACCATAATTAGTATGGTTTAAATCGGTTTCGGATTGGTTTatattcggtttggtttgtatTCGGTACGGTTCAATCATGATTTTTCGAATTCAGTTCTTTTTAGAGAAATCATGTTTAAGAAGATAAAGGCACGATTAAAAAATTCGTGTGACTATGAAAAGTAAATTATGTaaactaaattcaatataaaactgGAAAACCTTCTAAAAACacaaacaattataaaaatacaatcaaatcaaaatgaactaaagtaaataaaaagtaaaattaaaaaattgttaataatttcttttaaaaataatggtAACTAAAGGCAAGTGCCGTTATCCCGCCTTCATCAAGTCTTGTTGttaattaaatgtaatataaaactgaaacaaaaactttaaaaatcacaaaaaattataagCACACAGAAACCAAAGTTAACCAAAGTAaatagaaaatttcaaaaaccaACATTGTTAATAAAGTTAATAATGaatttagttttagattttagtatattgtatattgttagtatgtttaattaaaacaataacaaaaatgtattggtttatcggttcggtttaatTTGGTTCGTAGTTCGgattggaattttttttaaaccgaACTATTCGATAATAGACTTTGCTTTGGTTTGGATCTTTCGATttggttggtttggtttgacTCGGTTCTATTCagttttttgcccacccctaataaggtgatgattgtttatggtttttgcttttgtttttagtttttctatttttgcaAAAACCATTTTTCATCCCATCAAGTTTtaacttttagtttttgtttttgtaaaaactATTTGATTTGCCAATTAAGATTTTTTATAAGTAGATTCTATAAAATTTAGGGAAACTAGTTTTTGAAAAGTTTAACCAATTTatgaagaaaaatcaaaaaacaacTTTTACGAGCTTTTATagaaaaaacagatttttttatttatgtagaaaatattaaatttttaattaataataattaataactaatattttataaagataatattttcatacaattttacataaaatatcatTCTAACAATATTGGAAAATAATTTATCTGTTTTTCATATCTGTAAAACAAattaagatatttatatataatactaattcatttttaaaaaataagttcttaatttttataaataaaattaatgaataatTGCAATAATTATTAGACACattaaataataactaaaattataaaacataatatgtttcataaaaacaatatattatattaatattaaaaaataaccaTTCAaggttttgaaaataaaataatttatataaaaaattggtaattattttcaaaattttaagttttttataatttacagatattattagtataatattaaaaacatttaagatgttagtatatttttaaatattttaactaacattgttaatgtatttttaatttaacattttaatccTTCGTtgctattttttattatatttgttggATTAAGCTTGGATTAGCTTGAGATACAAGCTACCTAATCCTAGTGTGTTTTGGTTTTAGGGATTAGGAAATATGAGTTGTGTtattcctaatgagtttaggatAAATAAAGAGCTAATAAGGAGATGCAAAGTGTGTTGTATAACTTAAGAGTTTGTGAGTTGAGAGCTTTAGTTTTTGAGATAGTTTTCTAAAGTATTGAGAgtttgagtttgagtttgagTTAATAAGAAAGAGTTTCTTAATCATGAGTTCTTTGATTTCGTGTTCGATCTTTTGATTCTACattgtggtatcagagccttaaGGAGATCATGAGTGATATAATTCCAACGACTGGAAAACAAGAGAAGGCGGTGGTCCTTCCACAATACAATGTCTGATGTTTAGTTCAACCAACTACACTGTGTAGGCAATGCGGATGAAGATTACTCTAAAGATACACGAAGCTTGGGAAGCTGTAGAAACAGAGATGAAAGATACCAAGAAGAATAACCTAGCGTTAGGTTTACTCTTCCAATCGATACCAGAGAGCCTCATTCTTCAAGTAGGCGAACTTGATGGAGCTAAACAGGTGTGGGACGCCATAAAAACCAGACATGTCGGAGCAGAACGTGTAAAGGAGGCCAGGTTACAAACACTAATGTCCGAGATTGAGCACCTGAAGATGAAAGAAGCAGAGAGTATAGATGATTTCGGTGGAAAACTCTCGGAGTTAGCTTCAAGATCAGCAGCTCTCGGGGTGGTTATTGAGGAGTCAAAGATTTTTAAGAATTTCCTTATGAGCCTACCTGTGAAGAAGTATATACACATCGTTGCGTCTCTTGAGCAGATGCTCGATCTAAAGACAACGAGCTTTGAAGATATAATGGGACGACTAAAAGCATACAAAGAACGCATTGCCCAAGGAGAAGAAAAAGAGGAGGACCATACAAAGTTAATGTATACAAATTCTGAAGCTCAAGGAAATCAATCTAATTGTTATCAGCCAGAGCAATCAAACCGTCGAGATAAAGAAGATAGCTATCGTGAGTACAATACAGAATCTTACAGAGGAAGAGGTTGGGGAGGACGATCTTATTACAGAGGAAGAGGACAAGGTCGCTACGGTGGAAGAGATTATAACGGAGGAAGAGAATACAACGGAGGAAGAGATTATAATACAGGAAGAGACGCTTCACGCATAACCTGCTACCGTTGCGACAAGATAGGACACTTTGCAGCTATGTGTCCTGACCGACTTCTGAAACTCCAAGAGACTCAAGAAAGCGATAACACCGAGACACAAGAGGCTGACGAACTTATGATGCATGAAGTAGTCTACTTGAACGAGAAGAACGTGATACCTGGAAAGTACGAAACAAATGCAAGAGAAGAGAACGTATGGTACCTTGATAACGGTGCTTCTAATCACATGACTGGAGACAGAAGATATTTTTCAAGCATCGACAACACCATTACAGGGAAACTGCGGTTTGGAGACGAATCGCATTGATATAAAAGGGAAAGGCACAATATCTTTCATAGACATGAATGGAGACTCGAGGAAGATGACTGATGTGTATTTTATCCCTGATCTAAGGAGCAACATCATAAGCTTAGGTCAGGCAACAGAGGCTGGATGTGACATAAGGATGAAAGGAGAAGAATTAACCATGCGAGATAAGCATGGAAAGTTACTGGTTAAAGCCAGTAGATCGAGACACAGATTGTACAAGGCTCATATGGGGATAAAACCAGCGACTTGTTTCAATGCAAAAGTGGAAGATGAGTCAAGAAGATGGCATTTCAGACTCGGTCATATAAACTTTGAGAATTTGAAGAACATGGTGAAAAAGTAATTAGTACTGGGTATCCCAACCATAAATATCGAGACAGAGGTGTGCAGTTCTTGCCTACTCGGCAAGCAAGCAAGGAAGACGTTCCCGAAAGCTACTGCATATCGAGCAAGTAAAACGTTGGAACTACTACACGGTGACTTATGCGGACCTATATGTCCAAGTACTCCTACGGGAAAGAGATATATTTTTGTGGTCATTAATGATCACACAAGATATATGTGGAGCATGTTATTGACAGAGAAAAGTGAAGCTTTCTCTAAGTTTAAAAAATTGAGGAACACAGTAGAGCAAGAGACAGGGAAGAAGATATAAACGTTCCGTACGGACAGAGGAGGAGAGTTTGTGTCCAAGGAGTTCAATGACTACTGTGAACTCAATGGAATAAGATGACATCTTACGGCTCCGTATACACCTCAGCAGAACGGAGTCATTGAGCGAAGAAATCGAACTATGATGGAGATGACGAGGAGCATTATGAAGCATATGCACATGCAGAATTACATGTGGGAGAGGCATCTCAACATTCTACATACTTACTAAGCAGAGTAGCAACGCGAGTACTAAAAGAGAAGACACCGTATGAAGCATATCGATTGAAAAAGCCAAGGTGGATAATATAAAAGTGTTTGGGTGCATAGCTTATGCAAAGATAGAAGTAAAAATACTAAAGAAACTTGATGACAGAACAAAGATGTTGGTTCACTTGGGAACAGAACGGGCTCAAAAGCCTATCGCTTGTTTGATCCTCATACGCGAAGGATTATGGTGAATTGGGATGTCGTTTTTGATGAATCAAAGGGGTGGAATTGGAACGCAGACGAGATGAATTCCTCCAACGAATTTGTGGTCACTTTAGGAGAATTCAGAAATCATGGTATCTCCACCGAATCAGAGCAACTTCGGATCAAGCAAGCAACCGATGCAAATAATACACAATCTGCAGAAGTTGATGATAATGATGTTGACGGTGACAAGGTAGAGATCATCGAGCCAGAGACACAAAGCCTAAGAAGATCTGAGAGGATACACGTGAAGCCTAAGTATATCGATGATTACATACTGATAGCAGAAGAACTCGGAGAAGAGATATTGTTATATCTGAACAATGAGCCGAAGAATTTCAGTGAAGCAAAGAAATCTAAAGAGTGGACAAGGGCGTGCGTGGATGAAATAGATTCTATCGAGAAGAATGAAACTTGGATTCTTGTTGATCTTCCATATGGAGCAAAGGCGATAGGTTTGAAGTGGGTATTCAAAATCAAGCGCAATGCGGATGGTAGTATCAACAAATACAAGTCAAGATTGGTGGCCAAAGGTTATGTACAATGCCATGGAATCGACTATGATGAAGTGTTCGCCCCAGTAGCAAGGATCAAGACGATAAGGCTTCTTCTGAATCTTGCGGAAACATATGGTTGGGCAGTTCACCATCTAGACGTGAAAACTGCTTTCTTGCATGGAGAACTCAAAGAAACAGTATATGTCACACAACCAGAAGGTTTTGAGAATAAGGGAGAGGAgaataaagtttataaactcAAGAAAGCGTTGTATGGACTAAAGCAGGCGCTGAGGGCCTGGAATAACAAGTTAAATCGGATCCTATGTTCCATCGACGTGTGACACGGGTTGCATTTATCCAtcctttcttcttctaaaaTCCGAGAGCCGTATCGCTTCAGAC includes:
- the LOC108824870 gene encoding uncharacterized protein LOC108824870, with translation MRMKITLKIHEAWEAVETEMKDTKKNNLALGLLFQSIPESLILQVGELDGAKQVWDAIKTRHVGAERVKEARLQTLMSEIEHLKMKEAESIDDFGGKLSELASRSAALGVVIEESKIFKNFLMSLPVKKYIHIVASLEQMLDLKTTSFEDIMGRLKAYKERIAQGEEKEEDHTKLMYTNSEAQGNQSNCYQPEQSNRRDKEDSYREYNTESYRGRGWGGRSYYRGRGQGRYGGRDYNGGREYNGGRDYNTGRDASRITCYRCDKIGHFAAMCPDRLLKLQETQESDNTETQEADELMMHEVVYLNEKNVIPGKYETNAREENVWYLDNGASNHMTGDRRYFSSIDNTITGKLRFGDESH